The following coding sequences are from one Saccopteryx bilineata isolate mSacBil1 chromosome 3, mSacBil1_pri_phased_curated, whole genome shotgun sequence window:
- the LOC136329050 gene encoding LOW QUALITY PROTEIN: protein FAM133B-like (The sequence of the model RefSeq protein was modified relative to this genomic sequence to represent the inferred CDS: inserted 2 bases in 1 codon; substituted 1 base at 1 genomic stop codon): MGKRDNQVAYMNPIAMARSRGPXSSGPTIQDYLNRPRPTWEEVKEQLEKKKKGSKALAEFEEKMNENWKKELEKHREKLLSGSESSSKKRLRKKKEKKKSGRYSSSSSSSSDSSSSSSDSEDEDMKQGKRKKKKKNRSHKSSESSLSETESDSKDSLKKKKKSKDAVEKEKDIKGLSKKRKMYPEDKPLSSESLSESDCIEEVXAKKKKSSEDREKATEKRKKKKKHKKHSKKKKKKAASSSPDSP, encoded by the exons ATGGGGAAGCGGGACAACCAGGTGGCCTATATGAACCCAATAGCAATGGCCAGATCGAGGGGTCC GTCTTCGGGACCAACGATCCAAGATTATCTGAATCGACCAAGGCCTACCTGGGAAGAAGTGAAAGaacaactagaaaagaaaaagaaaggctccAAGGCATTGGctgaatttgaagaaaaaatgaatgagaacTGGAAGAAAGAATTGGAAAAACACAGGGAGAAATTATTAAGTGGAAGTGAAAGCTCATCcaaaaaaagactgagaaagaaaaaagaaaagaagaaatctggTAGGTATTCATCTTCTTCTTCATCAAGCTCTGATTCTTCCAGCAGTTCTTCAGATTCTGAAGATGAGGATATGaaacaaggaaaaaggaaaaagaaaaagaagaaccgtTCACATAAATCTTCTGAAAGCTCCCTGTCAGAGACTGAATCAGACAGTAAggatagtttaaaaaagaaaaagaagtcaaagGATGCAGTTGAGAAAGAAAAGGATATTAAAGGACTcagcaaaaagagaaagatgTATCCTGAAGATAAACCTTTATCATCTGAGTCCTTGTCAGAGTCAGATTGTATTGAGGAGGTGtgagcaaagaagaagaaaagcagtgaagacagagaaaaagcaactgaaaaaagaaaaaagaaaaagaagcataagaaacacagtaagaaaaagaaaaagaaggctgctAGTTCAAGTCCTGACTCACCGTGA